The Mangifera indica cultivar Alphonso chromosome 19, CATAS_Mindica_2.1, whole genome shotgun sequence nucleotide sequence TACCTCAAATTTTGGGCCTGGACTATGAAGTCCATTTTCACCTGCAATATATAATAACTAGATGATAAAATAGGAGATTGATGCTAATCTAACAAGTGAACCAAATCAATTGTAAgaaaaaatagtataaacaaTTAAAGGAGGATTATAAATTGTACAAAATTGGGAAGTCCTTTACCATTTTTAGAATGTCCTACTTTAATATAGAAGTCTGGTCTGTCGTgatcccttttttcttttttgcttgaGGACATCTTGTCcttctttttgtaattttgttacACATACAAAAGTTTAacaggtaaaaaaaatttacagaatGGTATTCCTGCCAATAAATTAACCTTGGCTTGTATTGAAGACTCACTGTCAACCACATCACCACTGTAGTTGGCATACCCACTTATTTGCTAAAATGTAGAATATAACGATCTCTTAAATAAAGTCATTCAGTGCATGATCAAGGAATAAAAACATAGAAATAATCTTACAAGGAAATTTGCCTGCTCACCATAGCTAGATGCAATATTAATGGCAGCTTGTGTGGTATTCTGATATGCAAATAAACTACTCATCACTGAAATTGATCTATGCCAGTTTCATAAATTCTACTCTACCAATAATTGCCACAAGAACAATGACCATTTTTAAAATGGTGAAAGCACTTTGAGTCACTCAAATATATTTCACACCCGTATGTCATAGAGACATATTTAGCTGTTTCATGGCAATCTCCACACATCCTAATGTTTTTCACAATCCTGATTCTCTGAGGTACTGGGGATGAACTAACTAAAGCAAAAGCTAATGCAAGTTTTTCACTGTGGACACCACTGATTTCTtccttctcttcttcctcaatgCACAATCGATTGCTAGAATGGTGTGTCTTTATGTTTTCTGGTATCTTTTGCAACCAAGAATACAAAAGATCTGAGTACGGTTTAGACTGATCACCTGTGACAAACGTATAcaccatatttttaatttcaatccaGCTCTGTCCCAGAGATTTTCTTAACATGTTCTCATTTTCAAGCTTTCTCACATTCAAAGCATCCTGAGGATTCCCACATATAGCATAAGTCTTCAAAATTAACTGCTGAGTCAAAATATTTCCAGGTTCCAATTCAAGCAAACGTTCCAAAGCATATACAGCTAAGTCAATATTCCCATGAATCCTGCAGGCAGTTAGTAATGCCTCCCAAATAGAGGAGTCAGGATTTATGGGCATATCTTCTATGAACTCCATTGCTTCCCTGAGCATACCTGCACGACCATATAAATCCACCATAGCTGAATAATGCTCCAACATTGGTATAATTTGATAGTCTTCAGTGATGCTAGAGAAAACCTTTTTCCCCTTGTCCACCATTCCAGCAAGACTGTGCGCAAGGATAACACTTACAAAAGTACCTCTATTTGGTTCAAATCCCAATTTTCTACTTTGATCAAAGAGATCAAGTGCAGCACCCCCAAATCCGTGTAAAATGTAACCAGAAATCATTGAATTCCAGGTGATCATATCTTTATGTGGTATTCCATCAAATAGAGTTCTTGAGTATACAACATTCCCTGACTTGGCATAAGTTTCCATAAGTGAATTCATAACAGGGAGTGAATAATCTAAATCTCTGCGTAATACACAACTGTGGATCTCCTTCACCTTGTTTGCAGCTACTAAATATGCACAAGTAGGCAAGACACTCAAGATGGTAACGAAATTTGGAATAAAACAGTAAGTCTGCATTTTTCTAAATACTCCCAATGCATTATTCTTCTGGCCTAGTTGCTGGTAGCCAGAAATAAGTGAGTTCCATGATGCTGTGTTCCTCTTAACTTTCCCATCCCTCTCCATTCTTTGAAAGAGATCAATGGCTTCATCCTCATTTCCATTTTGTATATATCCTGAGATCATCGCATTCCATGTAATAACATCAGGTGGAATATCTGATTTCTGCATTTTCATGAAGAGTTCATAGGCCCTGCCGCAGTAGCCTGCTTGACAATATCCTCCAATCATTGAGTTCAACGTGTATATATCTTTCTCATTGATCATATCAAACAATCGCTCAGCATCCTCTAACTTCCCACATTTGGAATACATGCCAATGAGTGAATTCCCAACCAGTAGATCATCAATGAAGCCCATCTTAACCGCAACACAATGTAACTGCAACCCAATTTCTAATGCTTTTGAATTTGTACAAGCAGAAATTGCACTTGTAACAGTAACCCCATTTGGCTTTACCCCAACAAAAGACATCTCCTTAAACAAATTCAATGCATCACTTGTCCTCCCATTTTGGGCAAATCCTGAAATCATACAAGTCCAAGAAAAGACATCAGGACTAATACCCAAACTCTCCATCTTCTTCATCAGTGCCATTGCAGCATCACATTGCCCCAATTGGTTGTAGCTGCGAATCAAAATGTTCCATGTCACAAGACCCAGTTCAATCCCCTCTTTACACATCTCATCAAACAACCTATGAGCAGCTTCATTGTCACCAATTTGGTAGTATCCCGATATCATTGAATTCCAAGCCACATTATCCCTCTCTTCCATGCCTTTAAAAAACCTCCTCGCCCAACTCATTTCTCCACATTTTATGTACACGGCCAAGATCGAATTTCTAACACGCGTAACACAGGCCATCCCCAATTTAATTACTAAACAATGTATCAATTTTCCCGTTTCAAAATCTCCATAATTTCCACAAGCTTGCAAAATTTTTGGAAACAAGAAATCATCAGGCAACACACCATCgattatcataaaaaagaatagCTCGACAACTTCCCGCCATCTCTGCTCTCGCGAACATGCCCCAATCAACGCCGACCAAGTGTACAGATTCCTCTCACGCATTGCATCAAAAACCTTACGCGCATCATTAAAACGCCCGCATTTTGCATACATGCTAACTAGCTTGGTCTCAACAAAGACGTCTATTTCTGACACTAAATTAATATTGGCATGGAGTTTTCGACCAAGTTGAATATCATTTGCATCAATGCATGATTGGAGTAAGTTAATATAGGTGTTCCCTCTTACCTTCAAGCCTCTTTTGGCAACCGAGTCCAGAACTGTTATGGCTTCAGTAAGACGTCCATTTCTACAAAGGTGGTTTAAATGAGCGTCTGTGGATCTGGCAAATCCCTTTTTGGTAAAAGGCAGTGTCGGTTGGACGGATTTGGATGAGAATTCAGataaaatgtcatatttttgGGGAATATTTACAGCAAGTTTTGTTGTCGAAATGCAAGGCATCGTCAAGTTATCCATTGAATTCTTCTGctatatttacaaatttcaatttttgtcaacAAGATTGAATATTTTCGGAGGTTGAGAAGAAGAAACGGACAGAGTAATGCCAGACTTGTGTGGTGGAAACTGGAAACCCGCATTGCAGGTGACCACCGGATTATACCGTAAGCTACCGGTGGCTGTACTAGTACCAGTCACTGTCCAATAATAACCAAGTGGAAAGATAACTAGATAAGCGGTGGACATGTCCACTGAGCTAATGGCTCCATCAAGAAGGCCCATGGGCCTCTCTTGGTTGACCCAAATTTGGGAGGCCCGACAACGCTCGCATATGAGCTTACTCGAATTcactttaaataaaatataaataattatttggaaATTATGTCTAATGATATGTATAGATAATCATTAAAGCCATCATCAGAAGGTCAGGATGGCCGAGTGGTCTAAGGCGCCAGACTCAAGTTCTGGTTCTCGAAAGAGAGCGTGGGTTCAAATCCCACTTCTGACAACAATTTATCATACATAATTTTACAGTAAACGGATGGATAATTACCCATACCTCCCCTGAGGGTTTCGGCTTTATCCCTCACACCCAAAAGGTATGAAATAATATCTCTGACCCCCCCCCCTTCACATTTTAAGGGTTGATGCTTTCCTCCATTTCACCATAAAtgatagatttatttttttatgtttgttatatatttcatttaacccttaaGAAATCAATCACTATTATATTCATCcgctttaattttaaaagtattgaAAACACCCTTATTGTTGGTGATATTTGTGAtatccaattttttaattaaaaatttattatacaaatcaaCTTCAacttataattacatattttctAGGGAAGGTGGCACATTAATATAACAGAtctttactttaaaatattatgatataaataataaataaatcatatgaaaaATCGATTTTTAAGTTTCTTAGAAACAAGAAGGTAGGAGGAATGtacaaattatgtattttttaagtgtagaaatttgaattaaagtcTAACATATCTCTATTGATAGTAGTGTTTTTAATACATTAGGAAGAAAATAGACAGGTGTAATGGTATTCGTAAGAttgaattgtaatatttttttaatcgaaTTGAATATCGATTAAATAGAAAGGTTAATTTGATCTAACTGAATTAAATTGGACATCAACTCAATACAAATGACAGTTTGATCTAACTGATGGTTAGACTAATTGATTGATGATTTGACcaataaactatttaaaaacaatatttgaaataattttatataatttattattaaatatataatttaaaatattatgatattaaaataaacttagtttgatcctatatatgttcaaaattgataaataaggtATTcgattcaattaataataatttttttacaaaaaaatattattttttatatttaccgAATCAAACCCAATTTTCAATTTGATCTAATCAAACGTTTGAAAGATTCAATCCAATCCAaagtaatttaactttaaaaatagttttcaaataaatgaaaatcatttttcttaacAAATCTTAGATTTAATTAATCGATCCAATCTAACTTTTAGAACtatattgaattgaataaaccatatgataaaaaaagttattagaaaatttttaaagctAAAGCGAATAAAGGGAGGTATTGGATAATATTTCAAATGTAGGTCCACGCCTTTTGGTAGGTAAAACTAGACCCAAATCGAGCATCCATTCAATCGAAAGACCAATCTATTGGTTCATTATCCAACCAACTAGTTAGATCaataatatcaatttgatacaattaaaattaaaacaagttcaatcatatgatattttCATCTCAATTAAACCGGTCCAACCCAATAATTGAATTACATTAAATACTATTTATCCAATTTAACCACGGAGTCAAATGGTTTAGAACATATTTTAACCATGACATAATCAAATTTAGCACCTCAATTCATTAAAAGCTAACACATCAATTCATTTACAATAAAtctatgtgtataaataatatatcaaactttatgCACAAATGATAACATTTCgctatataattaagtgttactttatctttggTTTAAAACTATCTAGTCATATAAGGGCATATAattatttgtgtacaaaattatatatattgtttatacacataatactactcattcatataaataaactagTAAGAAatgtttatatacatagttttattcaaatcgaaATAAGCTTTGGCAGGATttctttcttgttatttttGGGTAATATCCAGCAAAAATCCATTTGGCTATAACAAAAAAGAGATAACACAAAGAAAAGCTGATCATGTTACGTAATAATATGCCTTTATCCAGATAATCATGGTTGCGAACAATGCATTCAACTGTGATCTGTGAAGAAATTGATATGCTTGCCTTTTTTCTCTCTGAAGGCTTCAGTATTCATGACATACATAGAAGCAAATTAAAGTGGGCAATATTTCATATCGTCTTCAAAAAATTCCTATGcgtaaaatattttctatcttATCTAAAGCTGAAAAAAACTGACATCATTGCTTTGTCTTTAAGCACCAAAAGCCCCATtataatattcatattattCCTGTAAGCCCTAAATGCTAAACCATTCATTAGGACTCAGGTAATCTTGTGGGTCAATGAAGAGTATCCTACAGAAAGCCTGTTATAGGTTTACCTTGAAAAAGAGAAGTGGAATCTGTAATATTAAGGAACCCGGGATTTCAGATATCAAATGCATCACAGCCAGAATGTCTACTGGAAGGCTTCTGGGCAATCTTGAAAAGAGAAAGACCTAAATTAATCCACAAAGATATTTACTTCCatataaaacaattcaaaaataGAGTTGCTGAAATGCAACAGAAGTGCAACAGATCTCCTTACCTGGTAACAGTTGAGGGTAACTCAATTTTTCCTATATCTGGCCCAAAAACTTTTCTTCTGGACTGAATCATTCTCGGTTAGTGATCTATGCCGCTTTGACCCAAGCAAAAAATGCCATCGAAAGAAAGGCTTTGCAGAGGAGCTCCTTGCACTAGAACTGGCTTCTGTCTTCAGAAAATTTCCATTTTGTTTAACATCTTTTTGGTAACCATAATCCTCTGAATCATCATCAAGATAACTATCCACAACTCGGTTTCTAGATATCTTATGGTATTTTGCCTTTAATTCTGCTTCTGCTTTTAAAGCTTTTCTAGACATCTTTGAGACTTGCTTCTCTCCAACCATACATATTGGGCAAGTTGGGTCGTATCTATCAGTGTCTGCTGTCATAACCTCCAAGCACTCAGCATGGTAAATATGTCCACAGACAAGCACAGAAACCACTGAGAGCTTATTGTAAGCAGAAATTCTCTGGCTACACCAGGAAGATCTCTCTGTCAAGAGCTTTGAACATGCCCCACAACTTTGCAGATCTACGGAGGGTGAACATGAGAACCTACTGCTGGATCCACTTATATAGCCGTGACCAGAGCCCAGATGTTCACTGTCAAAAGACCACCTCTCTCTTTGTGAAGAGGCCACAAGCTCAGAAAAAGTGTGCCTGGAGCACCCATCAGAAGAGCCACCACATGATCCAGCAGTTAAGTCATTGCTGCATGTGGAAAGTACAGAAGAAGACCTTCCTTCAGATATTGGGTAATTATTAGGTGATTTCAATCCTAAGATTTGACTATCAGAAACCTGTCTCAACAGCCTGTGGCCAGGTGAACGGCGAGCCCTTCTAGATGGGGTTGAACTAGGAGGAAGTAAACGAGGATGGGTAGACAAAGGATCAACTATCGGTGTAGAGAAGGACGAAGGTATAGAAAATGAAAGTTTCTGTGTTGATGTATGAGCAATAATTGATGATTCTTCCAAGTTCTTCACCTAACATATCAGAAGAGGCTAAGATGCATATTCATGGATAGAGAGAATAAGATTCATGGtaatcaaatagaaaaaaacataTAGAAGGAAAGAAATACATGTAAACTCACCTCCACAGGAAAATTAGTGGCAATGGATTTCAATTCTTCAGAATAATTGCTTGCCATGGGTATGTCTGGATCAATAATGGAAAGAATGCATCAAAAACactaaaaaagaaatcaaaggaATCACAGGGTGCATCCATCAACCATATTACTTATGGcatcatatattaaaatggaAGTCAAGCAAGTGAGAGGATCGTGAATCATTCTATATTTCTGGACTCTCTTTATCCTAAAACATAGTTATTTAACTAGTATATCATTTACTGcaacatatttaattaaaaccaCATTCAATCAattgaaaacaacaaaaaacaaatccccaaattcttctttctttatacTTACCACAGAAAAGAAAAGGTTCATTTAGATATTCTCGAATAATCACCTATTCCACactaatacaaaaaataataccaACATGAAGCAATGCATTGAGATAAAAAAGATTGTGTTCAGCACAAATGTTCTAGAAGTACAAAATGTAAAATTGTTTCATGGTTGATCTCTAGAAACTAATCACAAAAATGAGTAAAAAGAAAAGTGCATCCATTTGACTTCTATATACacttaaccaaaaaaatcaTAATCTGATAATCCTTGGTCCAACAGACAAAAGTGTCCAATGTGAGTAACGCTCAGGGCTGCATCTAAACAAAACATGTTTGGCACATATCCCCAAACCAGATATACATTATACATTTCTGAAGAACTTAACTCCAAAAAATTAAACGCACTAACACAGTAAAATCATTTCCCCATGAACCAGTGATTTACAAGCTTCCAGAGTGAAAAAAccataaatctaaaatatagaTTTCTGAAggaatttaaatgaaaatagtaAATATGGACTTCTGGGGAAAAACATAAACAGAGATAATTACTAAATTACCTGATGGTAGCGCAATATAATTTGCACCTCTTTCTCCATGGACCAGCGATTTACAAGAGATGGGTGTTCGGAAATTCTCAAGGTTTCTCCCATCAGAAAAATTATCCCTTTCAGAACCTTCTAATCCTTCTATCTCCCTGCTTGTGTTTGTGCTGGCTCCATTAGACACATGGTATGGAGAATCATCAATTTCACCAGCCAGACACCTTTGACGATCACAGTGAAAACTCAATGTTGGCGAGCATGTGATGTTCCTACATGAAGTTTCAGTTCCAGTTCCAGATCCAGTTCTATTGGGAACAGTTCTATCTCTAGCAGGTACACAGCAAGCCGACCCCATAATCACTCATATGCAGGAAGGCTTATCTGAAGAGATTGCAAGAAGTCTAGATGTCAAGGAAATCCCAACAGGAAGCAGTTACATAGAGATTACATCCATATCCATTATTTCCTAacaaacaaatatgataaaaaactaATATGGGTTTCAGATTTcagcaaattataattaaacgcATA carries:
- the LOC123202633 gene encoding pentatricopeptide repeat-containing protein At1g19720-like isoform X5 produces the protein MDNLTMPCISTTKLAVNIPQKYDILSEFSSKSVQPTLPFTKKGFARSTDAHLNHLCRNGRLTEAITVLDSVAKRGLKVRGNTYINLLQSCIDANDIQLGRKLHANINLVSEIDVFVETKLVSMYAKCGRFNDARKVFDAMRERNLYTWSALIGACSREQRWREVVELFFFMIIDGVLPDDFLFPKILQACGNYGDFETGKLIHCLVIKLGMACVTRVRNSILAVYIKCGEMSWARRFFKGMEERDNVAWNSMISGYYQIGDNEAAHRLFDEMCKEGIELGLVTWNILIRSYNQLGQCDAAMALMKKMESLGISPDVFSWTCMISGFAQNGRTSDALNLFKEMSFVGVKPNGVTVTSAISACTNSKALEIGLQLHCVAVKMGFIDDLLVGNSLIGMYSKCGKLEDAERLFDMINEKDIYTLNSMIGGYCQAGYCGRAYELFMKMQKSDIPPDVITWNAMISGYIQNGNEDEAIDLFQRMERDGKVKRNTASWNSLISGYQQLGQKNNALGVFRKMQTYCFIPNFVTILSVLPTCAYLVAANKVKEIHSCVLRRDLDYSLPVMNSLMETYAKSGNVVYSRTLFDGIPHKDMITWNSMISGYILHGFGGAALDLFDQSRKLGFEPNRGTFVSSLEEGEKKPLAVAPWGGQNGVCWDDGVYTTVRQLVIAHGTGIESIQIEYDKKGSPVWSKKHGGNTGSKLDKVKLDYPDEFLTSVHGYYGTINDWGTVYVRSLTFQSNRKTYGPFGIEQGTYFSLPMTGGKIVGFHGRSSWYLDAIGIYLKPLLKRNSSKTIVHSQSYLPNGSEKVGYSLVQGSVGESYDIVLAVKQKDSYGTNHQPTILSQQSSSTSQDSSSDDDNKTKHSKKRSMDKLPIKVDGILSYGPWGGSGGSTFDDGTFSGIRQINISRNVGIVSIRVCYDHDGQAVWGSKHGGTGGFRNDRVIFDYPYEILTHMTGTYGPLMYMGPNVVKSLTFHTTKGKHGPFGEEQGLSFTHKVNEGKIIGFHGKEGLFLDAIGVHVTEGQITPQSHPVSNAIHQSIGRIAEIDNPQWSNKLLVAKQGQTEEVAYAVIKEPSPFGPGPWGGDGGRPWDDGVFSGIKQIFVTRAEAIQSIQIEYDRNGQSLWSIKHGGSGGAFTHRIKLEYPHEVLNCLSGYYGPVSTDNKSKVIKSLTFYTSRGKYGPFGEEVGTYFTSTTTQGKVVGFHGRSSYYLDAIGVHVQHWLENNQKTIRSFFKFLN
- the LOC123203147 gene encoding uncharacterized protein LOC123203147, which gives rise to MGSACCVPARDRTVPNRTGSGTGTETSCRNITCSPTLSFHCDRQRCLAGEIDDSPYHVSNGASTNTSREIEGLEGSERDNFSDGRNLENFRTPISCKSLVHGERGANYIALPSDIPMASNYSEELKSIATNFPVEVKNLEESSIIAHTSTQKLSFSIPSSFSTPIVDPLSTHPRLLPPSSTPSRRARRSPGHRLLRQVSDSQILGLKSPNNYPISEGRSSSVLSTCSNDLTAGSCGGSSDGCSRHTFSELVASSQRERWSFDSEHLGSGHGYISGSSSRFSCSPSVDLQSCGACSKLLTERSSWCSQRISAYNKLSVVSVLVCGHIYHAECLEVMTADTDRYDPTCPICMVGEKQVSKMSRKALKAEAELKAKYHKISRNRVVDSYLDDDSEDYGYQKDVKQNGNFLKTEASSSARSSSAKPFFRWHFLLGSKRHRSLTENDSVQKKSFWARYRKN